One window of Sphingomonas sp. KC8 genomic DNA carries:
- the prmC gene encoding peptide chain release factor N(5)-glutamine methyltransferase encodes MPPDQVGAALAAAARHLAPTSPTPRLDAELLMAHALGCARDTMLLTRQGDAAPAGFASLLARRATGEPVAYITGTRAFWTIDLSVGPGVLIPRPDSETLIEAAVAHFGEAGPANILDLGTGPGTLLLAALAEWPRAQGLGIDASETALAYAARNAGALGLADRVQFQLGDWACGITARFDLILCNPPYVETGGANIGPGVAEYEPHSALFAGADGLDDYRRLAPMIPRLIAPGGIAAIEIGHTQAAAVTALFAAKGAHCTVAADLGGRDRCIIVHG; translated from the coding sequence ATGCCGCCTGATCAAGTGGGCGCGGCGCTGGCCGCCGCCGCCCGGCACCTCGCCCCAACCAGCCCGACGCCCCGGCTCGACGCCGAATTGCTGATGGCCCATGCGCTGGGGTGCGCGCGCGATACGATGCTGCTCACCCGGCAGGGCGATGCGGCACCGGCAGGGTTCGCCAGCCTCCTCGCCCGCCGGGCGACGGGCGAACCGGTCGCCTACATCACCGGCACACGCGCCTTCTGGACGATCGACCTGTCGGTCGGCCCCGGCGTCCTGATCCCCCGCCCCGACAGCGAAACGCTGATCGAAGCCGCCGTCGCCCATTTCGGCGAGGCCGGACCAGCCAATATTCTCGATCTCGGCACCGGGCCGGGCACCTTGCTGCTCGCCGCGCTGGCCGAATGGCCCCGCGCCCAGGGGCTTGGCATCGACGCGTCCGAAACGGCGCTCGCATATGCCGCGAGGAACGCGGGCGCCCTGGGGCTGGCGGATCGCGTACAATTTCAGCTGGGCGATTGGGCCTGCGGCATCACCGCCCGGTTCGATCTCATACTGTGCAACCCGCCTTATGTGGAGACCGGTGGCGCCAACATCGGCCCTGGCGTCGCCGAATATGAACCGCACTCAGCCTTGTTCGCCGGTGCCGACGGGCTGGACGATTATCGCCGGCTTGCGCCGATGATCCCCCGCCTGATCGCGCCGGGCGGAATCGCGGCGATCGAGATCGGCCACACCCAGGCCGCCGCCGTCACGGCGCTTTTCGCCGCGAAAGGCGCGCATTGCACCGTCGCCGCCGATCTGGGCGGGCGCGATCGCTGCATAATCGTCCACGGCTGA
- the prfA gene encoding peptide chain release factor 1, producing the protein MVSIPPARIAQIEARRDELQAMMARGDLAADRFVAVSKEYAELEPVAAAAGEVRRLRAELANLAFMIDDPQADAEIREMAQDEAADIRARLPDAERALAIRLLPRDAADERAAMLEIRAGTGGDEAALFAGDLFRMYQRYAEDRGWKVELISASAAELGGYKEVVASVTGAGVFARLKFESGVHRVQRVPATESGGRIHTSAATVAVLPEAEDVDVQIDDKDLRIDVYRSSGPGGQSVNTTDSAVRITHLPSGLVVIQQDEKSQHKNKAKALKVLRTRLYEQERERLASARAGERKAMVGSGDRSERIRTYNFPQGRVTDHRINLTLHRLSEILEGPGLDELVSALIAEDEAARLANLDAA; encoded by the coding sequence ATGGTCTCGATCCCCCCCGCGCGGATCGCGCAGATCGAGGCGCGTCGCGACGAGCTTCAGGCGATGATGGCGCGTGGCGATCTCGCCGCCGATCGCTTCGTCGCCGTGTCGAAGGAATATGCCGAACTGGAACCGGTGGCCGCCGCCGCCGGCGAAGTGCGCCGCCTGCGCGCCGAACTCGCCAACCTCGCCTTCATGATCGACGATCCGCAAGCCGACGCCGAAATTCGTGAAATGGCGCAGGACGAGGCCGCCGATATCCGCGCGCGCCTGCCCGATGCCGAACGCGCGCTCGCCATCCGCCTCCTGCCGCGCGATGCCGCCGACGAACGCGCCGCGATGCTCGAAATCCGCGCCGGCACCGGCGGCGATGAAGCCGCCTTGTTCGCGGGCGATCTGTTCCGCATGTACCAGCGCTACGCCGAAGATCGCGGGTGGAAGGTCGAACTGATCTCCGCCAGCGCCGCCGAACTCGGCGGCTATAAGGAAGTCGTCGCCTCGGTCACGGGGGCCGGCGTGTTCGCCCGGCTCAAGTTCGAAAGCGGCGTCCACCGGGTGCAGCGCGTGCCCGCCACCGAAAGCGGCGGCCGCATCCACACATCGGCGGCCACCGTCGCGGTGCTGCCCGAGGCGGAAGACGTCGACGTCCAGATCGACGACAAGGATCTGCGGATCGACGTCTATCGTTCGTCCGGCCCCGGTGGCCAGTCGGTCAACACCACCGATTCGGCCGTCCGCATCACCCACTTGCCCAGCGGCCTCGTCGTCATCCAGCAGGATGAAAAGTCGCAGCACAAGAACAAGGCCAAGGCGTTGAAAGTCCTGCGCACGCGCCTGTACGAGCAGGAACGCGAACGGCTGGCCAGTGCCCGCGCCGGCGAACGCAAGGCGATGGTGGGATCGGGCGATCGATCCGAACGGATCCGCACCTATAATTTCCCGCAAGGCCGCGTCACCGATCACCGCATCAACCTGACCCTCCACCGCCTGTCCGAAATCCTCGAAGGGCCGGGGCTGGATGAACTCGTCTCCGCGCTGATCGCCGAGGATGAAGCCGCGCGGCTGGCGAATCTGGATGCCGCCTGA
- the hisS gene encoding histidine--tRNA ligase, producing MSKVSTPQAIRGTQDMLGETAQRFTRVVETFDRVRRLYGFGRVEVPVFEATAVFARSLGETTDVVSKEMYSFEDRGGDSLTLRPEFTAGISRAYLTNGWQQHAPLKVATHGPLFRYERPQKGRFRQFHQLDAEVIGAGEPAADVELLVFADQLLRELGVSDGVTLQLNTLGDAETRAAWRDALVAHFTAHRDALSEESLERLVKNPMRILDSKDPRDRPVADAAPVIDDFLTAEAGAFFDSVRTGLDAAGVAYTRNGALVRGLDYYRHTAFEFVTDRLGAQGTVLGGGRYDGLIEALGGPATPAVGWAAGIERLAMLIDAPAAETVDVAIVPMGAAAEVAATGIIATLRRAGIACDMAYKGNMKKRMQKADARGARFAVILGDDELARGEASVKNLADGSQCAVAIAALAETLGA from the coding sequence ATGAGCAAGGTCTCCACGCCACAGGCAATTCGCGGCACCCAGGACATGCTGGGCGAGACCGCGCAGCGTTTCACCCGCGTCGTCGAAACATTCGATCGCGTCCGCCGCCTCTATGGCTTCGGCCGGGTCGAGGTGCCGGTATTCGAAGCGACGGCGGTTTTCGCCCGCTCGCTCGGCGAAACCACCGATGTCGTGTCCAAGGAAATGTACAGTTTCGAGGATCGCGGCGGCGATTCGCTCACCCTGCGGCCCGAATTCACCGCCGGCATTTCGCGCGCCTACCTCACCAATGGCTGGCAGCAGCACGCGCCGTTGAAGGTGGCAACGCACGGCCCCCTGTTCCGCTATGAACGCCCGCAAAAGGGCCGCTTCCGCCAGTTCCATCAGCTCGACGCCGAAGTGATCGGCGCGGGGGAACCGGCCGCCGACGTCGAACTGCTGGTGTTCGCCGATCAGTTGCTGCGCGAACTCGGCGTCAGCGATGGTGTCACGCTTCAGCTCAACACGCTGGGCGATGCTGAAACGCGGGCCGCGTGGCGCGATGCGCTGGTGGCGCACTTCACCGCGCACCGCGATGCCTTGTCCGAAGAAAGCCTGGAACGGCTGGTCAAGAATCCGATGCGCATCCTTGATTCCAAGGATCCACGCGATCGCCCGGTGGCAGATGCAGCGCCCGTGATCGACGATTTCCTGACGGCCGAGGCCGGCGCCTTCTTCGATTCGGTCCGCACCGGGCTGGATGCCGCTGGCGTTGCCTACACCCGCAACGGCGCGCTGGTGCGCGGGCTGGATTATTATCGCCACACCGCGTTCGAATTCGTCACCGATCGGCTGGGCGCGCAGGGCACCGTGCTCGGCGGCGGCCGTTATGACGGATTGATCGAGGCGCTGGGCGGCCCGGCCACTCCCGCTGTCGGCTGGGCGGCCGGGATCGAACGGCTGGCGATGCTGATCGATGCCCCCGCCGCCGAAACCGTCGATGTCGCGATCGTCCCGATGGGCGCTGCGGCCGAAGTGGCGGCAACCGGCATCATCGCCACCCTGCGCCGCGCCGGCATCGCCTGCGACATGGCGTATAAGGGCAATATGAAAAAGCGGATGCAGAAGGCCGACGCCCGTGGCGCGCGCTTTGCCGTCATTCTCGGCGACGATGAACTGGCACGCGGCGAGGCATCGGTGAAAAATCTCGCCGATGGCAGCCAGTGCGCTGTCGCCATCGCCGCACTCGCCGAAACGCTCGGCGCCTGA
- the ppa gene encoding inorganic diphosphatase, translated as MNIELIPTGDNPPESLNVVIEVPVGGEPVKYEFDKKSGALFVDRILHTPMRYPANYGFVPHTLSPDGDPLDALVVARSPFIPGCVVKVRPIAVLKLEDEAGGDEKLLTVPVDATFPYYEKVDEKEHLPAILMQQIEHFFTHYKDLESNKWVRIGAWGDAAEAKQIILDAIEAYKADKAK; from the coding sequence ATGAACATCGAACTCATCCCCACCGGCGATAACCCGCCCGAGAGCCTGAACGTTGTCATCGAAGTGCCCGTCGGCGGCGAGCCGGTGAAGTACGAGTTCGACAAGAAATCCGGCGCTCTGTTCGTCGATCGCATCCTGCACACGCCGATGCGCTACCCCGCCAATTACGGTTTCGTGCCGCACACGCTGTCGCCCGATGGCGATCCGCTCGACGCGCTGGTCGTCGCGCGTTCGCCCTTCATTCCGGGCTGCGTCGTCAAGGTGCGCCCGATCGCCGTGCTGAAGCTGGAAGACGAAGCCGGCGGCGACGAAAAGCTGCTGACCGTGCCGGTCGATGCGACCTTCCCTTATTATGAGAAGGTCGACGAGAAGGAACATCTGCCGGCGATCCTGATGCAGCAGATCGAACATTTCTTCACCCACTATAAGGATCTGGAATCCAACAAGTGGGTGCGCATCGGCGCGTGGGGCGATGCCGCCGAAGCCAAGCAGATCATCCTCGACGCGATCGAAGCCTATAAGGCCGACAAGGCCAAGTAA
- the hisN gene encoding histidinol-phosphatase, producing MTDADIALALALADAAGAAIRPYFRARFDVETKGDSSPVTQADRAAEAAIRSVLEAQRPADGIIGEEYGNVREGADRLWVLDPIDGTRSFIAGRPIFGTLIALIEGGVPVLGVIDQPISGERWIGATGRPTTLNGVPASTRACPTLAQAHLATTAPHLFTPAEKAAFERARAAARDTLWGGDCYNYALLASGHLDMVVEAGLQLYDLAALVPVVEGAGGAMRDWAGGPLTRDSSGQVIAVGDARLLDPALAALAG from the coding sequence ATGACCGACGCTGACATTGCGCTAGCCCTCGCCCTCGCCGATGCGGCCGGGGCGGCGATCCGTCCTTATTTTCGCGCCCGTTTCGACGTGGAAACCAAGGGTGATTCCTCCCCCGTCACGCAGGCCGATCGCGCCGCCGAAGCCGCGATTCGTAGCGTATTGGAGGCCCAGCGCCCCGCCGACGGCATCATCGGCGAAGAATATGGCAATGTTCGCGAAGGGGCCGATCGCCTGTGGGTGCTCGATCCGATCGATGGCACGCGCAGCTTCATCGCCGGGCGGCCGATCTTCGGCACGCTGATTGCCTTGATCGAGGGTGGGGTTCCCGTGCTGGGGGTGATCGATCAGCCGATATCCGGCGAACGCTGGATCGGCGCCACCGGCCGGCCAACCACGCTCAACGGCGTGCCCGCCAGCACGCGCGCCTGCCCGACGCTGGCCCAGGCGCATCTCGCCACCACCGCGCCGCATCTGTTCACGCCGGCGGAAAAGGCCGCCTTCGAACGGGCCAGAGCCGCTGCGCGCGATACGTTGTGGGGCGGCGATTGCTACAATTATGCGCTGCTCGCCTCCGGCCATCTCGATATGGTCGTCGAAGCCGGGCTTCAGCTTTATGATCTGGCCGCGCTTGTCCCCGTGGTCGAAGGCGCTGGCGGCGCGATGCGCGACTGGGCGGGCGGCCCGCTGACCCGCGACAGCAGCGGCCAGGTGATCGCGGTGGGCGATGCGCGCCTGCTCGATCCCGCGCTGGCCGCCCTCGCCGGCTGA
- a CDS encoding ArnT family glycosyltransferase codes for MNDLSGSIRVASWPACASATAARHSWSILPALGLLLLLIWINPVGYIGGGGDDWHYLEAARCIVAHGYCLPDTHWAGRLPLTVPTAAAIALFGESREVLWLAPLVFGLLGLFAFWAMIARHFGVAAAGLAGFVLVATPVFGGQILGLNVGIVEFGLMMAALCCLDRATVRGRGWAIAAGLVLGLAALSRTTAAALLPIIIVVLFARGQKRLIAPLLAGWGVLLVAEMAGYWLVAGDPVFGWKLALGHTRLPTTELPPGIDLQQSPLFNPHFIAAWQRTMGIDVHWTIDGALNLLADPQIGLTLLVALVLMVLHRRHLVADGMIGTAPLWLLGAGIVYFGALAYALAIDPKPRMFIPVAACGAAIIGIITARTWHAGRAIGIAIILILLTNGILIGWWAFDSRRIERAAAAWVAEAPDRMAIDETTRRLLALAPGIRQLPSTPEPGRDRALRVMPGHCPATIGAPAGPSWPLARQILFPARGQDDGYRLCEFRRPG; via the coding sequence ATGAACGATCTATCTGGTTCGATCCGCGTGGCATCATGGCCAGCGTGCGCCTCGGCAACGGCGGCCCGCCATTCATGGTCTATCCTGCCGGCGCTGGGTCTGTTGCTCTTGCTCATCTGGATCAACCCGGTCGGCTATATCGGCGGGGGCGGTGACGACTGGCATTATCTGGAGGCGGCGCGCTGCATCGTCGCGCACGGTTATTGCCTGCCCGATACCCATTGGGCCGGGCGCCTGCCGCTGACGGTTCCGACGGCGGCCGCGATCGCGCTGTTCGGCGAAAGCCGCGAAGTGCTGTGGCTGGCGCCGCTGGTATTTGGGTTGCTGGGCCTGTTTGCCTTTTGGGCGATGATCGCGCGACATTTCGGCGTGGCGGCGGCGGGCCTCGCGGGCTTCGTATTGGTCGCGACGCCGGTGTTTGGTGGGCAAATATTGGGGCTGAACGTTGGTATCGTCGAGTTCGGCCTGATGATGGCGGCGCTATGCTGCCTCGACCGGGCGACGGTGCGCGGGCGCGGCTGGGCGATCGCCGCCGGATTGGTGCTGGGTCTGGCGGCCCTCAGCCGGACGACTGCCGCCGCGTTGCTGCCGATCATCATCGTCGTTCTGTTCGCGCGTGGCCAGAAGCGGCTGATTGCGCCCTTGCTGGCGGGGTGGGGCGTGTTGCTGGTGGCCGAAATGGCGGGTTATTGGCTGGTGGCCGGCGATCCGGTGTTCGGCTGGAAACTGGCGCTTGGCCATACCCGCCTGCCGACCACGGAATTGCCGCCGGGGATCGATCTTCAGCAGAGTCCGCTGTTCAATCCGCATTTCATTGCGGCGTGGCAGCGGACGATGGGTATCGATGTCCACTGGACGATCGACGGGGCGCTCAACCTGCTCGCCGATCCGCAGATCGGGCTGACCTTGCTGGTGGCGCTGGTGCTGATGGTGTTGCATCGTCGGCATCTGGTGGCCGATGGGATGATCGGAACCGCGCCTTTATGGCTGCTGGGCGCGGGAATCGTCTATTTCGGGGCGCTTGCCTATGCCCTGGCGATTGATCCCAAGCCCCGCATGTTCATCCCCGTTGCGGCGTGCGGGGCGGCGATTATCGGCATTATCACCGCCCGCACCTGGCACGCCGGCCGCGCGATCGGCATCGCGATCATACTGATCCTGCTCACCAACGGGATCTTGATCGGATGGTGGGCCTTTGATTCGCGTCGGATCGAGCGGGCGGCGGCGGCATGGGTGGCCGAGGCGCCGGACCGGATGGCGATCGATGAAACGACACGCCGTTTGCTCGCCCTGGCGCCCGGGATAAGGCAATTGCCCAGCACCCCCGAGCCGGGCCGTGACCGGGCGTTGCGCGTTATGCCGGGCCATTGCCCCGCAACGATCGGCGCACCTGCCGGGCCGTCATGGCCGTTGGCGCGACAGATATTGTTTCCGGCGCGCGGACAGGACGATGGCTATCGCCTGTGCGAGTTTCGCCGGCCGGGGTGA
- the thrS gene encoding threonine--tRNA ligase: MAAMLKISLPDGSVREVAAGTTPAQIAADIGPGLAKAAIAARVDGELRDIMRPLDADASLALVTAKDEADALDLARHDYAHLLAEAVQRLFPGTQITFGPSTDDGFYYDFAPKDRPFTDDDLPAIEAEMRKLIAANKPLRREAWSREALIARWAAEGETFKAEWAAELPEGEELTVYWSGDEWFDMCRGPHLASTGRLDPTAFKLTRVSGAYWRGDQKNAMLSRIYGTGWLNKKQLDAHLLRLEEAGKRDHRKLGAEMDLFHLQAEAHGSVFWHPKGYRIWRELEAYMRRAIDGAGYREVKTPQVMDARQWEQSGHWGKYRENMFVIPDEVPNIDDEGPIVSADADWMALKPMNCPAHILIFRQGIKSYRDLPLRLYENGCCHRNEPHGALHGLMRVRQFTQDDAHIFCREDQIVDEVQAFCRLADRIYKDFGFTYSIKLALRPEKRFGTEEMWDQAEAELRDAVVRAGLATDEFGWEELPGEGAFYAPKLEWHLTDAIGRTWQVGTIQSDRVLPERLDASYIGEDGERHRPVMLHRAIFGSYERFIGILIEHFAGKLPVWLAPVQAVVATIVSDADDYAREALAKLKAAGIRAETDLRNEKINYKVREHSLAKVPALLVVGKREAEEGTVAIRRLGEQAQAILPLDEAIAMLVKESTPPDLG, encoded by the coding sequence ATGGCCGCAATGCTCAAGATCAGCCTTCCGGATGGGTCCGTGCGCGAAGTCGCGGCCGGCACCACTCCGGCGCAGATCGCAGCGGATATCGGCCCCGGCCTCGCCAAGGCGGCGATCGCCGCGCGGGTCGATGGCGAACTGCGCGATATCATGCGCCCACTCGACGCCGATGCCAGCCTCGCGCTCGTCACCGCCAAGGACGAGGCCGACGCGCTCGATCTTGCCCGTCACGATTATGCGCATCTGCTGGCCGAAGCGGTGCAGCGCCTGTTCCCCGGCACGCAGATCACCTTCGGCCCGTCCACCGACGACGGCTTTTATTATGATTTCGCGCCCAAGGATCGCCCGTTCACCGATGATGATCTGCCCGCGATCGAAGCCGAGATGCGCAAGCTGATCGCCGCGAACAAGCCATTGCGCCGCGAAGCCTGGTCGCGTGAGGCGCTGATCGCGCGCTGGGCGGCCGAAGGCGAAACCTTCAAGGCCGAATGGGCCGCCGAATTGCCCGAAGGCGAAGAACTGACGGTCTATTGGTCGGGCGATGAGTGGTTCGATATGTGCCGCGGGCCGCACCTCGCCTCCACCGGCCGGCTCGATCCGACCGCGTTCAAGCTGACGCGCGTGTCCGGCGCCTATTGGCGCGGCGATCAGAAGAACGCCATGCTCAGCCGTATCTACGGCACCGGCTGGCTCAACAAGAAGCAGCTCGACGCGCATCTCCTCCGGCTGGAAGAAGCGGGCAAGCGGGATCACCGCAAGCTGGGCGCCGAGATGGACCTGTTCCACCTCCAGGCCGAAGCGCATGGCAGCGTCTTCTGGCACCCCAAGGGTTATAGGATCTGGCGCGAGCTGGAAGCCTATATGCGCCGCGCGATCGACGGCGCCGGCTATCGCGAGGTCAAGACCCCGCAGGTGATGGACGCCCGTCAGTGGGAACAGTCCGGCCACTGGGGCAAATATCGCGAGAATATGTTCGTCATTCCCGACGAAGTGCCCAACATCGACGATGAAGGCCCGATCGTGTCGGCCGATGCCGACTGGATGGCGCTGAAGCCGATGAACTGCCCGGCGCACATCCTGATCTTCCGTCAGGGGATCAAGTCGTACCGCGATCTGCCGTTGCGCCTGTACGAAAATGGCTGCTGCCACCGCAACGAACCGCACGGCGCGCTCCACGGGTTGATGCGCGTCCGCCAGTTCACGCAGGACGACGCGCACATCTTCTGCCGCGAAGACCAGATCGTCGATGAAGTGCAGGCCTTTTGCCGCCTTGCCGACCGGATCTACAAGGATTTCGGCTTCACTTATTCGATCAAGCTGGCCCTGCGCCCCGAAAAGCGGTTCGGCACCGAAGAAATGTGGGATCAGGCCGAAGCCGAACTACGCGATGCCGTCGTTCGCGCCGGTCTCGCCACCGATGAATTTGGCTGGGAAGAATTGCCCGGCGAAGGCGCCTTTTATGCCCCCAAGCTCGAATGGCACCTGACCGACGCGATCGGCCGCACCTGGCAGGTCGGCACGATTCAGTCGGATCGCGTGCTGCCCGAACGGCTCGACGCCAGCTATATCGGCGAGGATGGCGAACGCCATCGCCCGGTGATGCTCCACCGCGCGATCTTCGGCTCCTACGAACGCTTCATCGGCATTTTGATCGAACATTTCGCCGGCAAGCTGCCGGTGTGGCTGGCCCCGGTGCAGGCGGTGGTCGCGACGATCGTGTCCGACGCCGACGATTATGCGCGCGAAGCGCTGGCCAAGCTGAAAGCGGCCGGAATCCGCGCCGAAACCGATCTGCGCAACGAAAAGATCAACTATAAGGTGCGCGAACATTCGCTGGCCAAGGTTCCGGCCCTACTGGTCGTCGGCAAGCGCGAGGCCGAAGAAGGCACCGTCGCGATCCGCCGTCTGGGCGAACAGGCGCAGGCCATCCTCCCCCTCGACGAAGCTATCGCGATGCTGGTGAAGGAATCGACCCCGCCCGATCTGGGCTGA
- a CDS encoding alpha/beta fold hydrolase translates to MTEPDFLPRADGLRLAFRHRKGTGPTIVFLPGYMSDMDGGKATALDAWAEQAGRAMLRLDYAGCGASDGRFADGTLTSWRDDVLHLIDRLIDGPMLLVGSSMGGWLMLLVALARPVKVVGLVGIAAAPDFTEWGFSEMEVARLRRDGRIEEPSEYSDEPYLTTLAFWKSGQANRLLGGPIAIDAPVRLLQGQKDVDVPWETAPRLAIALRSADVQTILVKDGDHRLSRDADIALLIATVADLVERL, encoded by the coding sequence ATGACCGAACCCGATTTTCTGCCGCGCGCCGATGGGCTGCGCCTCGCTTTTCGCCATCGCAAGGGCACGGGGCCGACGATCGTCTTCCTGCCGGGCTACATGTCCGACATGGACGGCGGCAAGGCGACCGCGCTGGATGCGTGGGCCGAACAGGCGGGCCGCGCGATGCTGCGGCTGGATTATGCCGGCTGCGGGGCAAGCGACGGGCGCTTTGCTGATGGCACGCTGACCAGCTGGCGCGATGACGTGCTGCACCTGATCGACCGGCTGATCGACGGGCCGATGCTGCTGGTCGGATCGTCGATGGGCGGCTGGCTGATGCTGCTGGTGGCACTGGCGCGGCCGGTGAAGGTGGTGGGCCTCGTCGGCATCGCGGCCGCGCCTGATTTCACCGAATGGGGCTTTAGCGAGATGGAAGTGGCGCGGTTGCGCCGCGATGGCCGGATCGAGGAGCCGTCGGAATATTCCGATGAACCCTATCTCACCACTTTGGCTTTCTGGAAAAGCGGGCAGGCCAACCGGCTTCTGGGTGGCCCGATCGCGATCGATGCGCCGGTCCGCCTGCTGCAGGGGCAGAAGGATGTGGACGTGCCGTGGGAAACGGCACCCCGGCTGGCGATCGCGCTGCGTTCAGCCGACGTGCAGACGATTCTCGTCAAGGATGGCGATCATCGCCTGTCGCGCGACGCCGATATCGCGCTGCTGATCGCCACCGTCGCCGATCTTGTGGAGCGCCTGTGA
- a CDS encoding tetratricopeptide repeat protein, with translation MILPLFLLLQTSSAPFPDAAQQRFEACAALAKSDPAKAVGEADAWRTGGGGLPARMCLGLAYSEQERWGPAAVAFEQAAREAEIQRDGRAATLWVQAGNAALAGDDPAMARNHFDRALALPVMSDAMRGEVYLDHARAQVAVGDLAAARSDMDHAVALVPGDPLAWLLSATLARRQNDVARATKDIAEAVRLAPGEAPIAYEEGNIAALAGMMDKARAAWARAVALAPNSDAGQAAALMLKGGDGGKP, from the coding sequence GTGATCCTGCCTTTGTTCTTGCTGCTGCAAACTTCGTCTGCGCCGTTCCCCGATGCCGCGCAGCAGCGCTTCGAGGCGTGCGCGGCGCTGGCCAAAAGCGATCCGGCCAAGGCCGTGGGCGAGGCCGATGCGTGGCGCACCGGCGGCGGCGGGCTGCCCGCGCGGATGTGCCTGGGGCTGGCTTATTCCGAACAGGAACGGTGGGGGCCGGCGGCGGTGGCGTTCGAACAGGCGGCGCGCGAGGCCGAGATCCAGCGCGACGGCCGGGCGGCGACCTTGTGGGTGCAGGCGGGCAACGCCGCGCTGGCCGGCGACGATCCGGCGATGGCGCGCAACCATTTCGATCGGGCGCTGGCATTGCCGGTGATGTCGGATGCGATGCGCGGCGAAGTCTATCTGGATCACGCGCGCGCGCAGGTGGCGGTGGGTGATCTGGCGGCGGCGCGCAGCGACATGGATCATGCGGTGGCGCTGGTTCCGGGCGATCCGCTGGCCTGGCTGCTGTCGGCCACCTTGGCGCGGCGGCAAAACGACGTCGCCCGCGCGACCAAGGATATCGCCGAAGCGGTCCGGCTTGCCCCCGGCGAAGCGCCGATTGCCTATGAGGAGGGTAATATCGCCGCACTGGCCGGGATGATGGACAAGGCCCGCGCCGCGTGGGCGCGGGCGGTGGCCCTGGCGCCCAACAGCGATGCGGGGCAGGCAGCGGCGTTGATGCTGAAAGGGGGCGATGGCGGGAAACCCTGA